A window of Verrucomicrobiia bacterium genomic DNA:
TCCTCCTCCCTGGAATGCGCCCTCCACCAGGCCTCCGAACTCGATGCCGCCCTCGTGATGCATTTCCTCGGCGTCGTCGAAACCCGCCCGTCCGCCCGCCCGCCCCATCCTCCCAGACCCCACGTCTGGTTGCCGGAACCCGCCACCGATCGCACCCCCTCCCGTCGATCCGCCACCTCCCCGGCTTCCGACCCGCACCGCCTCCAGTCCCCACCCCCGGCGCCCGGCTGGCGCGAATTCGACGATGCCGCCACCGTCCTCGCCGGTCCCCGGAGCCGGCATCCCCGCCTGGTGACCTTCGGATTCCGGGACACCGGGCCCCGCCTGGCCGCCCTGACGGTCGCCGCCGGGGCCCACGCCGCCATCGGATTCCAGGACCAGGTCTCCAGCGAGGTCAGCGAGTCGTTCTATTGCCTCTTCTACCGGAAATGGCGGGAGACCGGCTGGGACCTCTGCCGCGCCTTCTCCGAGGCGCGCCGCGAGATCTCTTCCCAGTTGCGCGGCACCGGCATCGTCCTCTGGTCGCGGCATTCCCTCATCGGCCACGCCCCGCGGCCGGTCGCTACACCCCGTCGCGCCGGCGCCACCTCCGCCCCCCCCCAATCCGCCCCCGCCGCCCCCGCCGCCTCCGTCGCCCCCGTCGCCTCTGCCTTCTTCGTCCAGATTCCCCCCACCTCAGCCCCGCCGCCTGTTCCCCCGCCGCCGCCGATCCCCATTCCGGCGCCCGCCCAGACCGCTCCCGGGACCCTCCCCTTCCCGTCCCTCCTCACCACGGGCATCACCGTCACCGCCGTCGCCGCCCCTGCCCTCAATTACTCCGTCCTCCACAACCAGCGCGGCACCTCCCTCCTCGAAGGCCTCGATGCCTCCGGCATGGACCCCGCCTCGGCAGCCAGCCCGGGCGGCGGAGTCGCCCCCATCCGCCTCTTCTCCACCTTCGCCCTGCGTCGCAGCCCCCTCCTCCCTCCCGATACCGCCGTCGAGGTCGAGGTCACCCTCTTCGCCGGCGACGAAGTCTGCACCTGGCGCCAGCTCGAACGCCTCGACACCCCCTCGAAAGACATCAGCGCCCATATCCGCGTCCCCCTGACCTCCACCCTCGCACGCACCCTCCGCGAAAGCCTCCGCACCACCGTCGAAACCAGCGTCCGCCACCTCGGCTGCCTCGTGCATCGCCAGTCCCACGCGGTAACCCTCCTCGCCATCGACGAATGGCGCGACGACGGCGTGTGCCACGTCTTCCTCCCCTCGTTCGTCATGCCGCGCGATCCCGCCGCCATCGAACTCGTCCGCCTGGCCCGTCGCTGCCTCGGCGCCCTGACCGACGATTTTTCCGCCGGCTTCGACGGCTACCAGAGCGGCCGCACCACCGCCGTGGATCTCCAGGTCCGCGCCATCTGGGCGGCCATCGTCCAGGAATGGCAGCCCGGCTACATCAACCCGCCCCCCAGCTTCTCCCGCAGCTCCCAACGCCTCCGCACCCCGTCCGCCATCCTTCGCGAACGCGCCGGCACCTGCATCGACCTGTCCCTCCTCCTCGCCGCCTGCCTCGAATACGTGGACATCCACCCCTTCCTCGTGCTCGGCCCCGGCCATGCCTACGTCGGCTACTGCCGCGAAAACCGGCCCCACGGGGAACGCCTCATCCCCATTCAGGACTCCGAACTCGCCCCTCCTCCCAGCCAGTCCCTCGACAACCGCCAGACTCCCCAGGCCTCCCAACGCATCCCGCCCCCCTGGGTGTACGACCGCGCCTACCACCGCGCCATCGTTCGTCAACTCGACCAGGGCCGCATCGTCGCCATCGAGGCCACCGGACTCTCCCGCCCGCTTCCCTTCGAGGAAGCCTGCCGCCTCGGCGCCCGCACCCTCTGCAAACGCCTCGAGTTCGACTGCCTCATCGACGTCCCCGGCGCCCGCGCCCCGGGCCACGATGTCACCCCCCTCCCCACCGTGACCTCCGCCTGATCCCCGATCCCCCTCCAGCCTCGCCCCGCTCGTCCCTCCGAACGTTCCAGGCGCACGATGCCTTCGGAGGGCCGAGTTCCACGAGGCCGCCCAGCCAACGCAACAAACCCCTCCAGCCTCGCCCCGCTCAGCCACCCAACGATCCCGCCCCCCGCAATCGCGCCAGCAATCCCGAATGCCGCGCCTCGACCCGGTCCTGGGCCAGCGCCCGCGCCAGCGCCTGCTTCTGCCCGATCACCACCACCAGCCGCCGCCCCCGCGTCACCGCCGTGTACACCAGGTTGCGACGCAGCAGCACGTACTGCTGCATGGCCACGGGAATCACCACCGCCGGAAACTCCGATCCCTGCGCCTTGTGAATCGTGATCGCGTACGCCAGTTCCAGCTCGTCCAGCTCCCCGAAATCGTACCGCACCTCGCGCCCGTCAAACCGCACCGTCACCTCCCGCTCCTCCGCATCGACCCGTTCGATCTGCCCGATGTCGCCGTTGAACACCTCCTTGTCGTAGTTGTTCTCCGTCTGCAGAACCTTGTCCCGCGGCCGGTAACGCCACCCGAACTTCTCGACCGCGGGCTCCCCGTCCCGCGCCGGATTCAGCGCCTCCTGCAACCGGCCGTTCAGCTCCCGCACCCCCAGCGAACCCCGGTGCATCGGACACAACACCTGGATGTCCCGGATCGGATCCAACCCGAACCGTCCCGGAATCCGCTCGCGCACCATCCTCAACAGGGTCTCCGCAATCCGGTCGCTCTCCTCCCGCTCGATGAAGTGAAAATCCGATTCCATCCCCGCCGGCACCGCCTCCGGCGGCAGCCCCTGCCGGAACCGGTGCGCCGTCGTCACAATCCGGCTCCCCGCCGCCTGCCGGAACACCTCGGTCAGCCGCGCCACCGGCACCACCCCGCTCTCGATCAGGTCCCGCAGCACGCTCCCCGGCCCCACCGACGGCAATTGATCCACGTCCCCGACCAGCAGCAGCGCTGCGTCCGGCGGCAGCGCCCGCAGCGTGTGGTGCATCAGGATCACATCCACCATCGAACACTCGTCCACCACCAGCAGGTCCGTCTCCAACGGATTCGACTCGTTCCTCCCAAACCCGCCCCCGCCCGGCTGTGCCTCCAGCAGACGATGCAGCGTCCGCGCCGGCAGACCCGACGCCTCCGACATCCGTTGCGCCGCCCGCCCCGTTGGCGCCGCCAGCAGACATCGCACCTTCTTCGCCCCCAGAATCCCCAGAATCGCCCGCACCAACGTCGTCTTCCCCACCCCCGGCCCGCCCGTCAACACCAGCACCCGCGATCCCAACGCCCGCCCCAAGGCCTCCCGCTGGCTGGGCGCCAGCACCTCACCGGTCCGTTCCTCGTACCACCCGATCGCCTTGTCCCGGTCGATCGGCGGAAAAGGAGCCGTTCCCGACGCCAGTCGAAGCACCCGCGCCGCCACCCCCCGTTCCGCCCGCAGCAACGCCGGCAGGTACACCAGCTCCTCGTCACCCACCGTCTCCTCCACCAAAGCCTTTCGCTCCACCGCCCCTTCCAGCGCCGCCGTCACCAGACCCTCCTCCACCCCCAGCAGAGCCATCGCCCCTTCAACCAGCCGCCCCCGCGGCAACGCGCAGTGCCCCTGCGACGTCGCCTCCCCCAGCGTGTGATCCAATCCCGCCTCCGCCCGCGCCAGCGAATCCCGCGGTATCCCCAGCCGCTCCGCGATCCCGTCCGCCGTCCTGAACCCGATCCCCGGAATGTCCCGCGCCAGCCGATACGGATCGGACCGCACCGTCTCGATCGCCGCGTCCCCGTAGGTCCGGTGGATCCGCACCGCCCGCGCCGTGCTCACCCCATGCGCGTGCAGGAACACCATGATCTCCCGGATCGCCTTCTGCTGGCCCCACGCCTCCCGGATGGTCCGCCGCCGCTTCGGCCCGATCCCATCCACCTCCTCGAGCCGCGCCGAATTCTCCTCGATGACCTTCAGCACCCCCTCCCCAAACCGGCCCACCAGCTTCTTCGCGCACACCGGCCCCACCCCCTTGACCAGGCCGCTCCCCAGAAACCGCTCGATCCCCTCCCGCGTCGTCGGCGCCGTGCACTGCATCCGCTCCGCCCGGAACTGGCGTCCGTAGTGCCGGTCCTGAATCCACCCCCCTTCCGCGTGCAGCCATTCCCCCGGATTCACCGCCGCCACCGTCCCCACCACCGTCACCAAATCCCGGTGCCCCCGCGCCTGCACCTTCACCACCGCAAACCCCGTGTCCTCCTGGTGAAACGTCACCCGCTCGACCAGGCCCGACAGCGTCTCCGCCCCGGACCGTGCCGCCGCCGCCCCCTGTTTCCCGGTTCGATGCAAGTTCCCCACGGCCTCCGCCCCGATCCTAGCCACCCCTCCCCCCCGCCGTCACCACCGCCCTCAATCCCCCCCTGCTTCACCCTTCGGAGGGACGAGCTCCGCGAGTCGGCAATCCATCGCTCCCCACCCTTTCCCCCTCCCCGCTACTCGTACTCAGCCCGGAGGGCGGTACTCGTACTCGTACTCGGTCCTCGACTCGCAGGCACACCGCTTCAGCGTCGCCTCATCGCTGGCCCGATCGGTTCGATCGTCTTCGGACCTCCCATCGCGCCTGCGAACCGGGCAGGGCGATTACGATTACGATTACGATTACGATTACGATTACGAGTACGAGTACGAGTCCTGCTGCGAAAGACTGGGGTTCGCTGGCGGGGTGGGGACGTGGGGGCCAAAGCCTGGGTCGGACTCTGTTGGGTGTGCACGCTTCAGCGTGTCGGGACGGATCTGGGAGGCTCACGCTGAAGCGTGTACGCCCAACCGTCCCTCCGACTTCACCCCCCCCACTTCACCCCTTCGGAGGGACGAGCTCCGCGAGTCCTCCATCTATCGCACCCCCTCCATCCCCTGGAGGCGCGGACGTCACGACGCGAACTTTCCCTCAGCCAGGCAGCCCCGGAAACTCCGTCACCCGGAGATTCGTGCATCCGTAGGGAATGAGTTCGACTTCCTCGACCGGCTCGCTCGAGGCGACCCCGCCCAGCGGCACCTCCTCCGCCCACCCGTGACGCAGGCTCCATCGCGGCAGGCGTCGGGCCCGGGCCCGGGCCACCATGCCGGCGCCATCCGGTGAAAACGGGCGTTCCCCCACGGGTCGTTCCTCGAACCGCAGACTTTCCTCCGGGCGCGCTTCGTCCAGGACCAACCCGTAGTTCCAGGGTGTGGACGGGCGCACCTCGAAGTCGGCATGGGGCAGTTCCCGGTGCGGCATGCCCTCGTGAATCCGCGTCCACGTCTCCCCCATCCGCAACGCATAGACCAGCGGGCCGCGCTCCACCGACATCGCCCCGTGGTAGCGCCGGGTCACCTGGGCGGACATGGGAAAGCGCAACTCGATGGCGGTGGTGCCACGCCAGGTTCGCGCGAGGCGATGGTAGGTCCCGGGATCCAGCCCGCGCTCCGACCCGCCCGCCACCCGCACCGTCGCCCCACGCGTCCAGCCGGGCACCCGCAACAGCAACGGAAAGCGCACCGCGCCCTCCGTCCTCACGCTCAGGCGCAGTGTCTCCCGGAACGGATACTCCGTGTCCACCGTCACCCGCACCGGCGTGCCGCCCACCTCCAGGCGCACCTCGCCGGGTGCGTAGGCCACCGCCGCCAGGCCGCCTTCCGGGGTCCTCATCCACAGGTGCGCCGCGAACTTCGGCCAGCCCTGGTGCATGTTGGCCGTGCAGCAGCCGTAGTGGGGCTCCAGGCCGAAGATGTTCGAGTCGTCGCCATTGGTGGTCCACATGTGGTCGGGATTGACCGTGCACTGGACCTGGTTCGCCTGCTGGTCGTACTGGTGCGACCACATGTCGGGCGCGAAGGCCGCCGGCAGCGCGTTGAAGGCCATTCGTTCCAACCGGTCTCCGATCGCCGGGTCGCCCGTCACCGATGCCACCCACTCGAGTGAGTACAGGGCCTCCACGACGGCACACAGCTCCGTCCCCTGCGTCGGGCTCCGCCCCGCCAGGCATTCGTCACCCGTGAACATCCCGTTCGCCTGACCATGATGCCGGTCGAGCAGCGCCAGCATGCGCGCCGGAAACGACCGGTCCTCCGGATCGCCGGACAGACGCCACGCCAGCGCGTACGCCTTCAGCGCCATCGCGGTGTTCACCACGTGCTTCTCGAACGTCCACAACCCGCGCCGCGGCGTCGGCGCCGTCACGTCCGCCCCCTCGTAGAACGCCCGATAGTCGAACCCCTGGCGCCGCAACGTGCCCGCCAGCTCCAGCAGCCAGGTCTCCCC
This region includes:
- a CDS encoding ATP-dependent RecD-like DNA helicase, yielding MHRTGKQGAAAARSGAETLSGLVERVTFHQEDTGFAVVKVQARGHRDLVTVVGTVAAVNPGEWLHAEGGWIQDRHYGRQFRAERMQCTAPTTREGIERFLGSGLVKGVGPVCAKKLVGRFGEGVLKVIEENSARLEEVDGIGPKRRRTIREAWGQQKAIREIMVFLHAHGVSTARAVRIHRTYGDAAIETVRSDPYRLARDIPGIGFRTADGIAERLGIPRDSLARAEAGLDHTLGEATSQGHCALPRGRLVEGAMALLGVEEGLVTAALEGAVERKALVEETVGDEELVYLPALLRAERGVAARVLRLASGTAPFPPIDRDKAIGWYEERTGEVLAPSQREALGRALGSRVLVLTGGPGVGKTTLVRAILGILGAKKVRCLLAAPTGRAAQRMSEASGLPARTLHRLLEAQPGGGGFGRNESNPLETDLLVVDECSMVDVILMHHTLRALPPDAALLLVGDVDQLPSVGPGSVLRDLIESGVVPVARLTEVFRQAAGSRIVTTAHRFRQGLPPEAVPAGMESDFHFIEREESDRIAETLLRMVRERIPGRFGLDPIRDIQVLCPMHRGSLGVRELNGRLQEALNPARDGEPAVEKFGWRYRPRDKVLQTENNYDKEVFNGDIGQIERVDAEEREVTVRFDGREVRYDFGELDELELAYAITIHKAQGSEFPAVVIPVAMQQYVLLRRNLVYTAVTRGRRLVVVIGQKQALARALAQDRVEARHSGLLARLRGAGSLGG
- a CDS encoding glycoside hydrolase family 127 protein, yielding MNPIELPRRTFLARLSAGTATLAAVPVARPADGTGTTSSRGRRRALSDGLIEPAWRPLPLGSIRPSGWLERQLRIQADGLTGHLDTFWPDVAQSQWFGGQAEGWERAPYWMDGAIPLAWLLGHEALQTRLRGYVDHIVARQRPDGWFAPYPADAAARPYDLWAILLADKVLVQYHEATGDDWVLKAVIRNLRAVREALERRPLFDWGRFRWFEGLIPVFHAWERTGETWLLELAGTLRRQGFDYRAFYEGADVTAPTPRRGLWTFEKHVVNTAMALKAYALAWRLSGDPEDRSFPARMLALLDRHHGQANGMFTGDECLAGRSPTQGTELCAVVEALYSLEWVASVTGDPAIGDRLERMAFNALPAAFAPDMWSHQYDQQANQVQCTVNPDHMWTTNGDDSNIFGLEPHYGCCTANMHQGWPKFAAHLWMRTPEGGLAAVAYAPGEVRLEVGGTPVRVTVDTEYPFRETLRLSVRTEGAVRFPLLLRVPGWTRGATVRVAGGSERGLDPGTYHRLARTWRGTTAIELRFPMSAQVTRRYHGAMSVERGPLVYALRMGETWTRIHEGMPHRELPHADFEVRPSTPWNYGLVLDEARPEESLRFEERPVGERPFSPDGAGMVARARARRLPRWSLRHGWAEEVPLGGVASSEPVEEVELIPYGCTNLRVTEFPGLPG